The Dysidea avara chromosome 13, odDysAvar1.4, whole genome shotgun sequence genome includes a region encoding these proteins:
- the LOC136242782 gene encoding fibrillin-2-like isoform X3: MTVVMSEKPDRTSLINAEDFHFVITNRSKLIVGECTMAELSCSFLCLNIVLVLVLLLLQCAECQYIRTLSSPCGNAAYYDGTDIGRPVIVDNSTGVPQYEYIEVDGYHPPSNKSKRAATSHWYRLWPDGIVYYELHSSLSETQKETVYDAMRHWEAETCIRFYPRPSNRGGVLFFKGPGCCSYVGMIGRYYIQPVSLAVGCGFPQAVHEIGHVLGFWHEQSRPDRDEYINVHLNNIRPGRGHNFNKETTSSVDSLGVTYDFNSIMHYSEYAFTKTLGAKTLSSKEAGIPIGKSSGLSPLDIQQTNLLYKSQCKSRGSSTSRLPTKKTVTPPPIVPPANGVHLKGMSGQFSAPDYPRPYKSNTDRVWIIEVPEGYQIYIEVFNIHIESPCDVNHVAVYSGTIDDQRYLLSKVCGRWTRYIFSTWRHFAYIKFQTGPSDNRGYTGFSKITFEARDINECRYSRCDHTCTNLKGSYKCTCNDGYYLDIDGRNCLDVNECGDNNGGCTYKCVNMAGSHRCECSNGQTGCYSRRLCSSNNGGCDHKCTDRTSGPVCSCNSGYELQSDRKSCRDIDECNANRGICGAGGTCTNRAGSYTCQCNRGYQLRNKKCEDTNECNANRGICGAGGTCTNTAGSYACRCNRGYQLRNKKCEDNNECSNPTSCGTNRHCVNLPGTYRCDCNSGYILRSGQCRDINECADPTSCDQANQRCINLLGSFRCECNSGYRQLRSGGCEDINECNDRSQCSDPNKKCVNLPGTFGCECKDGYKKLRNGNCEDIDECTTDDPNVCKKNEKCINKPGGYSCQCEQGYRRNERGNCKDINECKEKNVCSDSCVNTVGSYRCECKKGYKLARDGKTCKDINECATGNHTCQQKCVNTEGSYSCECRNGYTLRRDKRTCKDINECRIGNHTCEQKCVNTNGSYYCDCLNGYKVRRDKRTCKDINECSSDTHGCEQNCVNTDGSYHCECQSGYELRQRDKRTCKDIDECKVPEHNNCSQICTNLPGSYQCECNEGFKLRQDQKRCNDINECKTGLHDCEHICVNKRGSYECECQDGYEPGRNKSTCKDIDECKRRLHNCSAQSTCMNTIGSYKCVSAIECPSGRVATEEGCKDINECEGDHGCAHECVNTLGSYECTCRPGYRLGRNGKRCKDINECLTNNGGCDHICTNTKGSYQCSCNTSYVLAADNMKCNVVSCTGYTTQEFNGSIATNGYPNSLYTPHSNCTWVIDLSRRYKSIELKFDGLFIEESADCVKDQVTILNGIKADSLPLGSYCGSQLPTTVHSSTGAVTVKFTSDGAINQKGFKLHYRGLEERVTGSFDCNTVITDEGTFGPTTFPSKYIDPMACQYRIVAPSKKQRVKLTFLYADVQDSECYLDNVSVYSGKKATPDKKLTQFCSGIHNDTVVTSTGSRMTMTFTGNTPNKYRGFLASVQFV, encoded by the exons ATGACAGTAGTGATGTCAGAGAAGCCAGACAGGACTTCTCTAATAAATGCTGAAGATTTTCACTTTGTGATAACAAACCGTAGCAAACTGATTGTGGGAGAGTGTACAATGGCTGAACTCTCTTGTTCATTTCTTTGCCTTAATATTGTACTAGTATTAgtgttgttgctgctgcagTGTGCTGAATGCCAGTATATACGTACATTATCCAGTCCTTGTGGAAATGCTG CTTACTATGATGGGACAGATATAGGCAGGCCAGTGATAGTTGATAACTCAACTGGTGTACCACAATATGAGTACATTGAGGTAGATGGTTATCACCCACCATCTAACAAGTCAAAGAGAGCTGCTACTTCACACTGGTATCGCTTGTGGCCAGATGGTATAGTCTACTATGAGCTTCACAGCAGCTTATCAG AAACACAAAAGGAAACAGTTTATGATGCCATGAGACATTGGGAGGCTGAAACTTGTATAAGATTTTACCCAAGACCAAGCAATCGAGGAGGTGTCTTATTTTTCAAGGGACCAGG TTGCTGCTCTTATGTGGGGATGATCGGCCGCTATTATATTCAGCCAGTTTCTCTTGCTGTTGGTTGTGGATTCCCTCAGGCAGTTCATGAAATTGGACATGTTCTTGGCTTTTGGCATGAGCAAAGTCGTCCTGACAGGGATGAGTACATTAATGTTCACCTAAATAATATCCGTCCTGGACGAGGCCATAATTTTAATAAGGAGACCACTTCATCAGTTGACTCGCTAGGAGTAACTTATGACTTCAACAGCATAATGCACTATAGTGAATATGCTTTTACAAAAACATTGGGTGCAAAAACATTGAGTTCAAAAGAAGCTGGCATTCCAATTGGAAAATCATCAGGCCTCAGTCCATTAGATATACAACAGACTAATCTTCTTTATAAAAGCCAGTGCA aatcaCGTGGATCATCAACAAGCCGGCTCCCAACCAAGAAGACTGTCACACCACCTCCAATAGTACCACCAGCTAATGGAGTTCACTTGAAGGGAATGAGTGGTCAATTCTCTGCCCCTGATTATCCTCGGCCTTATAAGAGTAACACTGATAGAGTATGGATCATCGAAGTTCCTGAAGGATACCAAATTTATATTGAAGTGTTTAACATCCACATTGA GTCACCATGTGATGTGAACCATGTGGCTGTGTATAGCGGAACAATAGATGATCAGAGGTATCTGCTCAGTAAAGTGTGTGGTAGGTGGACTCGCTACATATTTTCAACATGGCGTCATTTTGCTTACATAAAGTTTCAAACTGGGCCTTCTGACAATAGAGGATACACTGGATTTTCTAAAATCACATTTGAAGCTAGAG ATATTAATGAGTGCCGCTATTCTCGTTGTGACCATACCTGCACCAACCTGAAGGGATCTTACAAGTGTACATGTAATGATGGTTACTATCTAGACATAGATGGCAGGAACTGTTTAG ATGTGAATGAGTGTGGTGATAACAATGGAGGTTGTACATACAAATGTGTCAACATGGCAGGTAGTCATCGATGTGAGTGTTCCAATGGACAAACAGGCTGTTATAGTA GACGGTTATGTTCAAGTAATAATGGTGGGTGTGATCACAAGTGTACTGATAGGACATCTGGTCCAGTGTGCTCTTGTAACAGTGGCTATGAGTTACAGAGTGATAGGAAATCTTGTCGTG ACATTGATGAGTGTAATGCTAACAGAGGGATCTGTGGTGCTGGTGGAACATGTACGAATAGAGCAGGATCCTACACTTGTCAGTGTAATCGTGGGTATCAGTTGAGAAATAAGAAATGTGAAG ATACTAATGAGTGTAATGCTAACAGAGGGATCTGTGGTGCTGGTGGAACATGTACGAATACAGCAGGATCCTACGCTTGTCGGTGTAATCGTGGATATCAGTTGAGAAATAAGAAATGTGAAG ATAATAATGAATGCTCTAATCCAACATCATGTGGTACAAATCGTCATTGTGTTAATCTACCAGGAACATACAGGTGTGACTGTAATAGTGGCTATATATTAAGGAGTGGACAGTGTAGAG ATATTAACGAGTGTGCTGATCCAACATCATGTGATCAAGCAAATCAGCGCTGCATTAATCTACTAGGCTCATTCAGGTGTGAGTGTAACAGTGGCTACAGGCAGTTGAGAAGTGGAGGCTGTGAAG ACATTAATGAATGCAATGACAGATCTCAGTGTTCTGATCCTAACAAGAAATGTGTTAATCTACCTGGAACATTTGGATGTGAGTGCAAAGATGGCTACAAGAAATTGCGAAATGGAAACTGTGAAG ACATTGATGAGTGCACTACTGACGACCCAAATGTGTGCAAGAAAAATGAGAAATGCATAAACAAACCGGGAGGATACTCTTGTCAGTGTGAACAAGGCTATAGAAGAAATGAAAGAGGAAACTGTAAAG ATATTAATGAATGTAAAGAGAAGAATGTATGCAGTGACTCTTGTGTCAACACTGTGGGGTCTTATCGGTGTGAGTGTAAGAAAGGATACAAATTGGCAAGGGATGGCAAAACATGCAAAG ATATCAATGAATGTGCTACTGGTAATCATACTTGTCAGCAAAAGTGTGTTAACACAGAGGGCTCCTACTCCTGTGAATGTCGCAATGGCTATACACTTAGGAGAGACAAACGTACATGTAAAG ACATTAATGAGTGCAGAATTGGTAATCACACTTGTGAACAAAAATGTGTCAACACAAACGGTTCATACTATTGTGACTGTCTTAATGGTTATAAAGTTAGGAGAGACAAACGTACATGCAAAG ACATTAATGAGTGCTCATCTGATACTCACGGTTGCGAGCAGAATTGTGTTAACACAGATGGCTCCTACCACTGTGAGTGTCAAAGTGGTTATGAGCTTAGACAGAGAGACAAGCGTACATGCAAAG ATATTGATGAGTGCAAGGTTCCAGAACACAACAACTGTTCCCAGATATGTACTAACTTACCAGGCTCTTATCAGTGCGAGTGTAATGAAGGCTTTAAACTGCGTCAAGACCAAAAACGATGCAATG ACATCAATGAGTGTAAAACTGGTCTCCATGATTGTGAACACATTTGTGTCAACAAACGTGGATCATATGAGTGTGAGTGTCAAGATGGCTATGAACCAGGAAGGAACAAGTCAACATGTAAAG ACATTGATGAGTGCAAGAGAAGATTACACAATTGTAGTGCTCAATCTACGTGCATGAATACAATAGGATCATACAAATGTGTTAGTGCCATTGAGTGTCCTTCAGGACGCGTGGCTACTGAGGAAGGATGTAAAG ATATCAATGAGTGTGAAGGAGATCATGGGTGTGCTCATGAGTGTGTCAACACATTGGGAAGTTATGAGTGTACCTGTAGACCTGGATATAGGCTTGGTCGTAATGGCAAAAGATGTAAAG ATATAAATGAATGTCTTACAAACAATGGAGGATGTGATCACATTTGTACAAACACCAAAGGATCTTATCAGTGTTCCTGTAACACTTCCTATGTGTTAGCAGCAGATAATATGAAATGCAATGTTGTCAGTTGTACTGGCTATACCACACAAGAGTTTAATGGATCCATTGCTACTAATGGCTATCCCAACTCATTGTATACTCCTCATTCCAACTGTACATGGGTCATTGACCTTTCAAGAAGATACAAAAGCATCGAGTTGAAGTTTGATGGATTATTCATCGAGGAATCAGCTGACTGTGTCAAAGATCAAGTGACCATACTAAATGGCATAAAAGCTGACTCATTACCACTGGGTAGTTATTGTGGTTCTCAGTTACCGACCACTGTACACAGCTCAACAGGAGCTGTGACAGTCAAGTTCACTTCAGATGGTGCTATTAACCAGAAAGGGTttaagttacactatagaggaTTAGAAGAAAGAGTAACAG GATCATTTGACTGTAACACAGTAATTACTGATGAAGGTACATTTGGTCCTACCACTTTTCCTTCAAAGTACATTGACCCAATGGCCTGTCAATATCGTATTGTGGCTCCAAGTAAAAAACAACGAGTAAAGCTGACATTTCTATATGCGGATGTTCAAGATTCAGAGTGCTATTTGGATAATGTTTCAGTGTACAGTGGAAAAAAAGCCACTCCTGACAAAAAACTAACACAATTCTGTAGTGGTATTCATAATGATACTGTGGTAACTTCTACAGGATCACGAATGACAATGACATTCACTGGGAACACACCAAACAAGTATCGAGGGTTTCTTGCTTCAGTGCAGTTTGTATAA
- the LOC136242782 gene encoding fibrillin-1-like isoform X1: MTVVMSEKPDRTSLINAEDFHFVITNRSKLIVGECTMAELSCSFLCLNIVLVLVLLLLQCAECQYIRTLSSPCGNAAYYDGTDIGRPVIVDNSTGVPQYEYIEVDGYHPPSNKSKRAATSHWYRLWPDGIVYYELHSSLSETQKETVYDAMRHWEAETCIRFYPRPSNRGGVLFFKGPGCCSYVGMIGRYYIQPVSLAVGCGFPQAVHEIGHVLGFWHEQSRPDRDEYINVHLNNIRPGRGHNFNKETTSSVDSLGVTYDFNSIMHYSEYAFTKTLGAKTLSSKEAGIPIGKSSGLSPLDIQQTNLLYKSQCKSRGSSTSRLPTKKTVTPPPIVPPANGVHLKGMSGQFSAPDYPRPYKSNTDRVWIIEVPEGYQIYIEVFNIHIESPCDVNHVAVYSGTIDDQRYLLSKVCGRWTRYIFSTWRHFAYIKFQTGPSDNRGYTGFSKITFEARDINECRYSRCDHTCTNLKGSYKCTCNDGYYLDIDGRNCLDVNECGDNNGGCTYKCVNMAGSHRCECSNGQTGCYSRRLCSSNNGGCDHKCTDRTSGPVCSCNSGYELQSDRKSCRDIDECNANRGICGAGGTCTNRAGSYTCQCNRGYQLRNKKCEDTNECNANRGICGAGGTCTNTAGSYACRCNRGYQLRNKKCEDTNECNANREICGAGGTCVNTAGSYTCRCNRGYQLRNKKCEDNNECSNPTSCGTNRHCVNLPGTYRCDCNSGYILRSGQCRDINECADPTSCDQANQRCINLLGSFRCECNSGYRQLRSGGCEDINECNDRSQCSDPNKKCVNLPGTFGCECKDGYKKLRNGNCEDIDECTTDDPNVCKKNEKCINKPGGYSCQCEQGYRRNERGNCKDINECKEKNVCSDSCVNTVGSYRCECKKGYKLARDGKTCKDINECATGNHTCQQKCVNTEGSYSCECRNGYTLRRDKRTCKDINECRIGNHTCEQKCVNTNGSYYCDCLNGYKVRRDKRTCKDINECSSDTHGCEQNCVNTDGSYHCECQSGYELRQRDKRTCKDIDECKVPEHNNCSQICTNLPGSYQCECNEGFKLRQDQKRCNDINECKTGLHDCEHICVNKRGSYECECQDGYEPGRNKSTCKDIDECKRRLHNCSAQSTCMNTIGSYKCVSAIECPSGRVATEEGCKDINECEGDHGCAHECVNTLGSYECTCRPGYRLGRNGKRCKDINECLTNNGGCDHICTNTKGSYQCSCNTSYVLAADNMKCNVVSCTGYTTQEFNGSIATNGYPNSLYTPHSNCTWVIDLSRRYKSIELKFDGLFIEESADCVKDQVTILNGIKADSLPLGSYCGSQLPTTVHSSTGAVTVKFTSDGAINQKGFKLHYRGLEERVTGSFDCNTVITDEGTFGPTTFPSKYIDPMACQYRIVAPSKKQRVKLTFLYADVQDSECYLDNVSVYSGKKATPDKKLTQFCSGIHNDTVVTSTGSRMTMTFTGNTPNKYRGFLASVQFV; this comes from the exons ATGACAGTAGTGATGTCAGAGAAGCCAGACAGGACTTCTCTAATAAATGCTGAAGATTTTCACTTTGTGATAACAAACCGTAGCAAACTGATTGTGGGAGAGTGTACAATGGCTGAACTCTCTTGTTCATTTCTTTGCCTTAATATTGTACTAGTATTAgtgttgttgctgctgcagTGTGCTGAATGCCAGTATATACGTACATTATCCAGTCCTTGTGGAAATGCTG CTTACTATGATGGGACAGATATAGGCAGGCCAGTGATAGTTGATAACTCAACTGGTGTACCACAATATGAGTACATTGAGGTAGATGGTTATCACCCACCATCTAACAAGTCAAAGAGAGCTGCTACTTCACACTGGTATCGCTTGTGGCCAGATGGTATAGTCTACTATGAGCTTCACAGCAGCTTATCAG AAACACAAAAGGAAACAGTTTATGATGCCATGAGACATTGGGAGGCTGAAACTTGTATAAGATTTTACCCAAGACCAAGCAATCGAGGAGGTGTCTTATTTTTCAAGGGACCAGG TTGCTGCTCTTATGTGGGGATGATCGGCCGCTATTATATTCAGCCAGTTTCTCTTGCTGTTGGTTGTGGATTCCCTCAGGCAGTTCATGAAATTGGACATGTTCTTGGCTTTTGGCATGAGCAAAGTCGTCCTGACAGGGATGAGTACATTAATGTTCACCTAAATAATATCCGTCCTGGACGAGGCCATAATTTTAATAAGGAGACCACTTCATCAGTTGACTCGCTAGGAGTAACTTATGACTTCAACAGCATAATGCACTATAGTGAATATGCTTTTACAAAAACATTGGGTGCAAAAACATTGAGTTCAAAAGAAGCTGGCATTCCAATTGGAAAATCATCAGGCCTCAGTCCATTAGATATACAACAGACTAATCTTCTTTATAAAAGCCAGTGCA aatcaCGTGGATCATCAACAAGCCGGCTCCCAACCAAGAAGACTGTCACACCACCTCCAATAGTACCACCAGCTAATGGAGTTCACTTGAAGGGAATGAGTGGTCAATTCTCTGCCCCTGATTATCCTCGGCCTTATAAGAGTAACACTGATAGAGTATGGATCATCGAAGTTCCTGAAGGATACCAAATTTATATTGAAGTGTTTAACATCCACATTGA GTCACCATGTGATGTGAACCATGTGGCTGTGTATAGCGGAACAATAGATGATCAGAGGTATCTGCTCAGTAAAGTGTGTGGTAGGTGGACTCGCTACATATTTTCAACATGGCGTCATTTTGCTTACATAAAGTTTCAAACTGGGCCTTCTGACAATAGAGGATACACTGGATTTTCTAAAATCACATTTGAAGCTAGAG ATATTAATGAGTGCCGCTATTCTCGTTGTGACCATACCTGCACCAACCTGAAGGGATCTTACAAGTGTACATGTAATGATGGTTACTATCTAGACATAGATGGCAGGAACTGTTTAG ATGTGAATGAGTGTGGTGATAACAATGGAGGTTGTACATACAAATGTGTCAACATGGCAGGTAGTCATCGATGTGAGTGTTCCAATGGACAAACAGGCTGTTATAGTA GACGGTTATGTTCAAGTAATAATGGTGGGTGTGATCACAAGTGTACTGATAGGACATCTGGTCCAGTGTGCTCTTGTAACAGTGGCTATGAGTTACAGAGTGATAGGAAATCTTGTCGTG ACATTGATGAGTGTAATGCTAACAGAGGGATCTGTGGTGCTGGTGGAACATGTACGAATAGAGCAGGATCCTACACTTGTCAGTGTAATCGTGGGTATCAGTTGAGAAATAAGAAATGTGAAG ATACTAATGAGTGTAATGCTAACAGAGGGATCTGTGGTGCTGGTGGAACATGTACGAATACAGCAGGATCCTACGCTTGTCGGTGTAATCGTGGATATCAGTTGAGAAATAAGAAATGTGAAG ATACTAATGAGTGTAATGCTAACAGAGAGATCTGTGGTGCTGGTGGAACATGTGTGAATACAGCAGGATCCTACACTTGCCGGTGTAATCGTGGATATCAGTTGAGGAATAAGAAATGTGAAG ATAATAATGAATGCTCTAATCCAACATCATGTGGTACAAATCGTCATTGTGTTAATCTACCAGGAACATACAGGTGTGACTGTAATAGTGGCTATATATTAAGGAGTGGACAGTGTAGAG ATATTAACGAGTGTGCTGATCCAACATCATGTGATCAAGCAAATCAGCGCTGCATTAATCTACTAGGCTCATTCAGGTGTGAGTGTAACAGTGGCTACAGGCAGTTGAGAAGTGGAGGCTGTGAAG ACATTAATGAATGCAATGACAGATCTCAGTGTTCTGATCCTAACAAGAAATGTGTTAATCTACCTGGAACATTTGGATGTGAGTGCAAAGATGGCTACAAGAAATTGCGAAATGGAAACTGTGAAG ACATTGATGAGTGCACTACTGACGACCCAAATGTGTGCAAGAAAAATGAGAAATGCATAAACAAACCGGGAGGATACTCTTGTCAGTGTGAACAAGGCTATAGAAGAAATGAAAGAGGAAACTGTAAAG ATATTAATGAATGTAAAGAGAAGAATGTATGCAGTGACTCTTGTGTCAACACTGTGGGGTCTTATCGGTGTGAGTGTAAGAAAGGATACAAATTGGCAAGGGATGGCAAAACATGCAAAG ATATCAATGAATGTGCTACTGGTAATCATACTTGTCAGCAAAAGTGTGTTAACACAGAGGGCTCCTACTCCTGTGAATGTCGCAATGGCTATACACTTAGGAGAGACAAACGTACATGTAAAG ACATTAATGAGTGCAGAATTGGTAATCACACTTGTGAACAAAAATGTGTCAACACAAACGGTTCATACTATTGTGACTGTCTTAATGGTTATAAAGTTAGGAGAGACAAACGTACATGCAAAG ACATTAATGAGTGCTCATCTGATACTCACGGTTGCGAGCAGAATTGTGTTAACACAGATGGCTCCTACCACTGTGAGTGTCAAAGTGGTTATGAGCTTAGACAGAGAGACAAGCGTACATGCAAAG ATATTGATGAGTGCAAGGTTCCAGAACACAACAACTGTTCCCAGATATGTACTAACTTACCAGGCTCTTATCAGTGCGAGTGTAATGAAGGCTTTAAACTGCGTCAAGACCAAAAACGATGCAATG ACATCAATGAGTGTAAAACTGGTCTCCATGATTGTGAACACATTTGTGTCAACAAACGTGGATCATATGAGTGTGAGTGTCAAGATGGCTATGAACCAGGAAGGAACAAGTCAACATGTAAAG ACATTGATGAGTGCAAGAGAAGATTACACAATTGTAGTGCTCAATCTACGTGCATGAATACAATAGGATCATACAAATGTGTTAGTGCCATTGAGTGTCCTTCAGGACGCGTGGCTACTGAGGAAGGATGTAAAG ATATCAATGAGTGTGAAGGAGATCATGGGTGTGCTCATGAGTGTGTCAACACATTGGGAAGTTATGAGTGTACCTGTAGACCTGGATATAGGCTTGGTCGTAATGGCAAAAGATGTAAAG ATATAAATGAATGTCTTACAAACAATGGAGGATGTGATCACATTTGTACAAACACCAAAGGATCTTATCAGTGTTCCTGTAACACTTCCTATGTGTTAGCAGCAGATAATATGAAATGCAATGTTGTCAGTTGTACTGGCTATACCACACAAGAGTTTAATGGATCCATTGCTACTAATGGCTATCCCAACTCATTGTATACTCCTCATTCCAACTGTACATGGGTCATTGACCTTTCAAGAAGATACAAAAGCATCGAGTTGAAGTTTGATGGATTATTCATCGAGGAATCAGCTGACTGTGTCAAAGATCAAGTGACCATACTAAATGGCATAAAAGCTGACTCATTACCACTGGGTAGTTATTGTGGTTCTCAGTTACCGACCACTGTACACAGCTCAACAGGAGCTGTGACAGTCAAGTTCACTTCAGATGGTGCTATTAACCAGAAAGGGTttaagttacactatagaggaTTAGAAGAAAGAGTAACAG GATCATTTGACTGTAACACAGTAATTACTGATGAAGGTACATTTGGTCCTACCACTTTTCCTTCAAAGTACATTGACCCAATGGCCTGTCAATATCGTATTGTGGCTCCAAGTAAAAAACAACGAGTAAAGCTGACATTTCTATATGCGGATGTTCAAGATTCAGAGTGCTATTTGGATAATGTTTCAGTGTACAGTGGAAAAAAAGCCACTCCTGACAAAAAACTAACACAATTCTGTAGTGGTATTCATAATGATACTGTGGTAACTTCTACAGGATCACGAATGACAATGACATTCACTGGGAACACACCAAACAAGTATCGAGGGTTTCTTGCTTCAGTGCAGTTTGTATAA